The Halomonas sp. KG2 genome contains a region encoding:
- the gshB gene encoding glutathione synthase codes for MSQSTLHLGVVMDPISDIAYKKDTTMAMLWAAQERGYTLHYMEQEDLFLNAGQAYARMRPLTVHRDPNHWYDLGEAAQRPLAELDVVLMRKDPPVDADFTNAVHLLGFAEREGVLVVNPTAALLQCNEKLFAQQFPQCCAPTIVASRDDVLRAFHAEHGDVIFKPLDGMGGTGIFHIGPDGRNIGAVIEQLTLRGQRQIMAQRYLAEIKDGDTRILLVDGEPVPYGLARIPSAGETRGNLAAGGRGVSRELTERDHWLIQQVQPMIREKGLMFVGLDVIGDYITEINVTSPTCVREIDDQRGTDIAGMLLDAIERRLN; via the coding sequence ATGAGCCAATCAACGTTGCATCTCGGTGTGGTGATGGATCCCATCAGCGACATCGCTTACAAGAAAGATACCACCATGGCCATGCTGTGGGCGGCGCAAGAGCGCGGCTACACACTGCATTATATGGAGCAAGAAGATCTTTTCTTGAACGCAGGACAGGCTTATGCACGTATGCGCCCATTAACGGTGCATCGCGATCCTAACCATTGGTACGACCTCGGCGAAGCGGCTCAGCGCCCACTGGCGGAATTGGATGTTGTGCTAATGCGCAAAGACCCGCCTGTCGATGCCGACTTTACCAATGCGGTCCATCTGCTGGGGTTTGCCGAGCGGGAAGGCGTTCTGGTGGTTAATCCAACGGCGGCGCTGTTGCAGTGTAATGAAAAATTATTTGCCCAGCAGTTTCCCCAGTGCTGTGCGCCCACCATTGTCGCCAGTCGTGATGACGTCCTGCGTGCTTTCCACGCGGAGCATGGTGATGTGATTTTCAAACCCCTTGATGGCATGGGCGGTACAGGGATTTTTCATATTGGCCCTGATGGCCGCAACATTGGTGCGGTCATTGAGCAATTAACCCTGCGCGGCCAGCGGCAAATTATGGCGCAACGCTACCTAGCCGAAATCAAAGATGGCGATACGCGTATCTTATTGGTTGACGGTGAACCCGTGCCCTATGGGCTGGCGCGTATTCCCTCGGCGGGTGAAACTCGGGGTAACCTCGCCGCTGGCGGGCGCGGTGTCAGCCGTGAATTGACTGAGCGTGACCACTGGTTGATTCAGCAGGTGCAACCCATGATTCGTGAAAAAGGGCTGATGTTTGTTGGTTTAGATGTGATCGGTGATTACATCACTGAAATTAACGTCACCAGTCCTACCTGTGTACGTGAAATTGATGATCAGCGCGGCACGGACATTGCCGGAATGCTGCTGGATGCTATTGAGCGTCGTCTTAACTAA
- a CDS encoding YqgE/AlgH family protein, with translation MQSFKHHFLMAMPHLDDPNFAGSLIYLCDHDHNGCMGVIANRPLEITLDALFEQLSLGGDDSPHRNAPVYYGGPMHKDRGFILHIGDSQEWDSSVQVEDGIALTTSMDILQALADDTGPEDFLVCLGCAGWDVGQLEDELKENAWLTVEGQGSVLFNTPPAERLTAAAGILGVDLNLMTRDAGHA, from the coding sequence ATGCAAAGCTTTAAGCATCATTTTTTGATGGCTATGCCTCACTTGGATGACCCTAATTTTGCCGGTAGCCTGATCTACCTTTGCGACCATGATCACAATGGTTGCATGGGGGTCATCGCCAATCGTCCGCTTGAAATCACCCTCGATGCCCTCTTTGAACAGCTGTCGCTGGGGGGCGATGATAGCCCGCACCGTAATGCACCGGTCTATTATGGCGGCCCTATGCATAAGGATCGTGGCTTCATTCTGCATATCGGTGATAGCCAGGAGTGGGACTCCAGTGTTCAGGTGGAGGACGGTATCGCGCTGACCACCTCGATGGATATTCTTCAGGCGCTTGCCGATGACACAGGCCCCGAGGACTTTCTGGTGTGCCTAGGCTGTGCTGGCTGGGACGTTGGGCAATTAGAAGACGAGCTAAAAGAGAATGCGTGGTTGACGGTCGAAGGCCAAGGCAGCGTACTGTTTAACACCCCTCCCGCCGAGCGTCTAACCGCTGCCGCTGGCATACTGGGCGTTGATCTAAACCTGATGACCCGCGACGCGGGGCATGCATGA
- the ruvX gene encoding Holliday junction resolvase RuvX: MADRGQRLILAFDFGTRRIGVAVGNELLNSARELTPLTARDGIPDWNVVTRLVEEWQPDLFVVGLPLNMDGTESAMSTRSRKFGNRLHGRYGKPCEMVDERGSTREAKQIAHAAGHRGNYREESVDGIAAVLILEGWFAHQEGLPGGRIAH, encoded by the coding sequence ATGGCTGATCGTGGGCAACGGCTAATACTCGCATTTGATTTTGGTACTCGGCGTATTGGCGTTGCGGTAGGCAATGAGTTGCTTAATAGCGCACGCGAGCTAACGCCGCTAACCGCTCGAGACGGCATTCCTGACTGGAACGTTGTTACACGGTTAGTAGAGGAGTGGCAGCCTGACTTGTTTGTGGTTGGCCTGCCGCTGAATATGGATGGTACTGAGTCCGCAATGAGCACGCGGTCACGCAAGTTTGGTAATCGCCTGCACGGGCGCTATGGCAAGCCCTGTGAAATGGTGGACGAGCGTGGCTCTACTCGCGAAGCGAAGCAGATCGCTCATGCGGCAGGCCATCGTGGTAACTATCGAGAAGAGAGTGTCGATGGCATCGCTGCTGTGCTTATTCTAGAAGGTTGGTTTGCCCACCAAGAAGGACTTCCTGGTGGGCGGATCGCTCATTAA
- the pyrB gene encoding aspartate carbamoyltransferase, whose product MSQHLLTVDSLQRESVDHLLRVAARMEPIASRRQVTRVLEGAVLGNLFFEASTRTRVSFNAAFCRLGGSVCDTTGFTFSSMAKGESLYDTSRVMSGYCDAIVMRHPDQGSVAEFAAATNVPVINGGDGPGEHPSQALLDLYTIDKEFQRLGKSLSGAHILLTGDLKYGRTVHSLIKLLSLYDPLRITLVSPPGLEMPTALIDLVTSRGHRVEQRDSLASDFSDLDVVYTTRIQKERFTDEMNESFQGLSDDFMVNRDFLDQRCSQSTIVMHPLPRDSRPGANDLNVNLNGDPRLAIFRQTDNGIPMRMAIFATLLKVDELIEKDLRPVRWFVPSQTGTLDR is encoded by the coding sequence ATGAGCCAGCATCTACTAACTGTCGATTCATTACAGCGCGAAAGCGTTGACCACCTGCTACGCGTTGCAGCGCGTATGGAACCTATTGCCAGTCGCCGCCAAGTTACTCGGGTGCTGGAAGGTGCTGTGCTTGGTAATCTGTTCTTTGAAGCGAGTACACGCACACGCGTGAGCTTTAATGCCGCGTTTTGCCGTCTGGGGGGAAGCGTGTGTGATACCACCGGCTTTACTTTCTCTTCTATGGCCAAGGGTGAATCGCTTTACGATACTAGTCGAGTGATGAGTGGCTATTGCGATGCGATTGTTATGCGCCATCCAGATCAAGGATCGGTAGCAGAGTTCGCCGCTGCCACCAATGTGCCGGTAATTAACGGCGGGGATGGCCCAGGTGAACACCCAAGCCAAGCACTGCTTGATCTCTATACGATTGATAAAGAGTTTCAGCGCTTAGGTAAATCACTCAGCGGCGCACATATTCTGCTGACCGGTGATTTGAAATATGGCCGCACCGTGCATTCGCTGATCAAGCTACTGTCTCTCTATGATCCGCTGCGCATTACCCTGGTATCGCCACCGGGCCTGGAAATGCCGACCGCGCTGATTGACCTTGTGACGTCGCGCGGGCACCGCGTCGAACAACGTGACTCACTGGCCAGCGACTTCTCAGATCTGGACGTGGTTTACACCACACGCATCCAGAAAGAGCGTTTTACCGATGAAATGAACGAGAGCTTTCAGGGGCTTTCCGACGACTTTATGGTTAATCGCGACTTTCTGGATCAGCGCTGCAGCCAAAGTACGATTGTCATGCACCCACTCCCCCGAGATAGCCGCCCTGGCGCCAATGACCTAAACGTGAATCTTAACGGTGACCCGCGTTTGGCGATTTTCCGCCAAACTGACAACGGGATACCCATGCGGATGGCCATTTTTGCCACGCTATTAAAGGTAGATGAGCTGATTGAGAAAGACCTGAGACCCGTGCGCTGGTTTGTGCCATCTCAAACCGGCACTCTAGACCGTTAA
- a CDS encoding class I SAM-dependent methyltransferase — MSDWTSGYIADINYTYGYYTELNPLRIALGFINAGIRPPNVINACELGFGQGISTNIHAAASQINWYGTDFNPHQAAFAQELSSISGANAKLHDDAFDEFCQRDDLPEFDYIGLHGIWSWIADENRAVIVDFIRRKLKVGGVLYISYNTQPGWAAMVPMRDLLAEHADLMSAQGAGTISRIEDAITFAEQLVAVNPEYCNANPQIKNRLEKIKQDNKNYIAHEYFNRDWEPMAFAKMARWLEPAKMDWACSARYADAIESIQLTNEQQALINNIPNPLFRQSVRDFCENRQFRTDYWVKGARRLSGLDKDEMLDGLRVIMGVPRKDVQLKIAGRLGNFDLPSNIYTPLLDALSSYQPIFVSELWQVAKEHGVGRSALNSAIAILASKGIILPAQSDDDISKVASKTGRLNRFLMSQSRSTTELSYLASPVTGGGVAVSLFHQFFLLATLEGGDDAKTLATFAWRILASQNKCLLKEGKPVSDENENLAELERQAGDFLDKRLPLYRALKII, encoded by the coding sequence ATGTCGGATTGGACGTCTGGATACATAGCGGATATTAATTATACTTATGGTTATTACACTGAACTGAATCCTTTGCGAATTGCGCTAGGATTTATCAACGCCGGTATTCGGCCGCCAAATGTTATTAATGCCTGTGAACTGGGGTTTGGTCAGGGTATTAGTACTAACATTCATGCGGCTGCTTCACAAATCAATTGGTACGGGACAGATTTTAATCCCCATCAAGCAGCCTTTGCGCAGGAGTTATCATCTATTAGCGGTGCTAATGCAAAGCTACACGATGATGCATTTGATGAATTTTGCCAGCGTGATGACCTACCTGAATTCGACTATATCGGCCTTCACGGCATATGGAGTTGGATTGCGGATGAAAACCGCGCAGTGATTGTCGATTTTATTCGCCGTAAGTTGAAGGTGGGAGGTGTGCTGTACATTAGTTACAACACACAACCAGGCTGGGCAGCCATGGTGCCTATGCGTGATCTATTAGCCGAGCACGCAGACCTTATGAGTGCTCAGGGGGCGGGCACCATTTCGAGAATTGAAGACGCGATCACGTTTGCCGAGCAGCTGGTGGCCGTGAACCCAGAGTACTGTAATGCTAACCCCCAGATTAAGAATCGCTTAGAGAAGATTAAACAAGATAATAAAAATTACATAGCTCATGAATACTTTAATCGTGATTGGGAGCCGATGGCATTTGCTAAAATGGCACGCTGGCTAGAGCCTGCCAAGATGGATTGGGCTTGCAGTGCGCGATATGCAGATGCCATTGAAAGTATTCAGTTAACCAATGAGCAACAGGCCCTAATTAATAACATCCCTAACCCGCTATTTCGCCAGTCGGTGCGTGATTTTTGTGAGAACCGTCAGTTTCGTACCGATTACTGGGTAAAAGGGGCGCGCCGTTTAAGTGGGCTTGATAAAGATGAAATGCTAGATGGTCTTCGCGTGATTATGGGGGTGCCGCGTAAAGATGTGCAGCTAAAAATCGCAGGGCGACTGGGTAACTTTGATTTGCCTAGCAATATTTATACGCCGCTGCTAGATGCACTTTCATCCTATCAACCGATATTTGTATCCGAACTTTGGCAGGTTGCAAAAGAGCATGGAGTGGGGCGTTCTGCATTGAACAGTGCAATTGCCATACTGGCATCAAAGGGTATTATTTTGCCTGCCCAGTCCGACGATGATATTTCTAAGGTAGCGTCCAAGACTGGTCGACTAAATCGTTTTTTAATGAGCCAGTCAAGAAGCACGACTGAGTTGAGTTATCTCGCAAGCCCGGTGACAGGAGGTGGTGTCGCTGTCTCGCTCTTCCATCAGTTTTTCCTGCTTGCCACGTTAGAGGGCGGTGATGACGCTAAAACGTTAGCTACTTTTGCATGGCGTATTTTGGCGTCTCAAAACAAATGCCTGCTTAAAGAGGGCAAGCCAGTTTCGGATGAGAATGAGAATTTGGCTGAGCTTGAGCGTCAGGCTGGTGATTTTCTAGACAAGCGATTACCCCTCTACCGAGCGTTAAAAATTATCTGA
- a CDS encoding deoxyguanosinetriphosphate triphosphohydrolase, with product MTQMQWDQLLSPQRLHDKRPGGVREATHEIGRSPFHKDHDRIVFSGSFRRLGRKTQVHPLTENDHIHTRLTHSLEVGCVGRSLGMIVGELLRDRLPGWITPADLGVIVQTACLGHDIGNPPFGHAGEYAIRDWFRRAQKSGLLDGLSDAERDDLLTYEGNAQGFRVITQIEYNQFNGGMRLSAATLGTLLKYPWTVRYSGRAGKFGCYQSEQALLKEVAEAVGLLPQGDQRWCRHPLAWLVEAADDICYALLDLEDGLEMGILRYEEVVEILRQIAGEFPPEYAEMERRKVSQRRRIALLRGAAMERAVNDVGAVFVQHEQALLSGTLGQDLLELCHPNLGWGVQAAKQLARERIFQNERKAKLEIGAYTTLGILLEAFIGAANELHHTGHSSFKHQRVLALIGENTPLPSWTLYDSYRRMLDFIGGMTDHYAVDLAQEMGGRLRGN from the coding sequence ATGACACAGATGCAATGGGACCAATTATTATCCCCTCAACGTCTTCACGATAAACGCCCTGGCGGTGTGCGTGAAGCAACCCATGAAATCGGGCGAAGCCCTTTTCATAAAGATCATGATCGTATCGTTTTCTCGGGCTCCTTCCGCCGTTTGGGTCGGAAAACGCAAGTGCATCCACTGACTGAAAATGATCATATCCATACACGCTTGACCCATTCACTGGAAGTCGGTTGCGTTGGTCGCTCGCTAGGCATGATTGTGGGCGAGTTACTAAGGGATCGTCTGCCTGGCTGGATAACACCCGCTGACTTAGGGGTGATCGTCCAGACAGCGTGCTTAGGACATGATATTGGCAACCCCCCATTTGGTCATGCCGGTGAATATGCGATTCGTGATTGGTTTCGGCGAGCTCAAAAAAGTGGCTTGCTAGATGGTTTGTCTGATGCGGAGCGTGATGACTTACTAACCTACGAAGGCAATGCCCAAGGCTTCCGTGTTATTACCCAAATTGAGTACAACCAGTTTAATGGTGGCATGCGGTTATCTGCCGCTACGTTAGGTACTCTGCTTAAATACCCCTGGACGGTACGCTACAGCGGGCGTGCTGGAAAATTCGGTTGTTACCAGTCTGAACAGGCGCTGTTAAAAGAAGTGGCTGAGGCTGTCGGGCTTCTTCCTCAAGGAGATCAGCGTTGGTGTCGTCACCCGCTTGCCTGGCTTGTCGAAGCGGCTGATGATATCTGCTACGCCCTGCTTGATTTAGAAGATGGCTTAGAGATGGGGATTCTTCGCTATGAGGAAGTGGTCGAGATACTGCGTCAGATCGCGGGTGAATTCCCTCCAGAATACGCTGAGATGGAGAGGCGGAAAGTATCTCAACGGCGTCGAATTGCCTTACTGCGTGGCGCCGCTATGGAACGTGCGGTGAATGATGTGGGGGCGGTTTTTGTGCAACATGAGCAAGCGTTGCTCAGCGGAACGTTAGGCCAGGATTTATTGGAGCTATGTCACCCTAACCTGGGGTGGGGCGTTCAAGCGGCAAAGCAGTTAGCGCGTGAGCGCATTTTTCAAAATGAGCGCAAAGCCAAACTTGAAATTGGTGCCTATACGACGCTGGGAATTTTATTGGAGGCATTTATTGGTGCTGCTAACGAACTGCACCACACAGGGCATAGCTCATTCAAGCACCAGCGCGTGCTGGCGTTGATTGGTGAAAATACGCCATTGCCGTCCTGGACGCTCTACGATAGCTATCGGCGCATGCTGGATTTTATTGGTGGAATGACCGATCACTATGCTGTCGACCTCGCGCAAGAAATGGGTGGGCGCTTGCGCGGTAATTAA
- a CDS encoding NERD domain-containing protein yields MNWLEYLLPLIFLFPMAAMGGIVLALRSLHDARVQSPFNAPLREPGQALRHRLDQAFSSLFLNGALGPIISLAPLVYGMGRMLFVEKQDWVEWALYGLLSTLLVLAFSLLLVRDYQRIRRLKLGLACELAVGQELERMVRPEAHPYYVFHDVPTDSFTIDHVVVTPHGVFVVETRARALAIGSNGKELNSVAVERERLRFPHWQERRPLHKTRQGVSWLTQWLERRCGVPVPVQGVLVLPGWDVDTSEAAPDILVVSGEQLSRQLTELTPGQMSDAIHDKVIHLLIERARLMELKHLRQPSV; encoded by the coding sequence ATGAATTGGTTAGAATACCTGCTACCACTCATTTTCCTGTTTCCCATGGCGGCCATGGGTGGCATTGTCTTGGCGCTGCGTAGCCTTCACGATGCACGCGTTCAGTCTCCCTTTAATGCTCCCTTGCGTGAACCCGGCCAAGCTCTGCGGCATCGCCTTGATCAAGCTTTTTCTAGCCTGTTTTTAAACGGTGCACTCGGTCCCATTATTAGCCTTGCCCCGCTGGTGTATGGCATGGGCCGTATGCTGTTTGTGGAGAAGCAAGACTGGGTGGAGTGGGCATTATATGGCTTACTTAGCACGCTGTTAGTGCTGGCTTTTTCACTACTACTTGTGCGCGATTATCAGCGCATTCGCCGTCTGAAACTCGGTTTAGCTTGTGAATTAGCCGTTGGCCAAGAACTTGAACGCATGGTGAGGCCAGAAGCCCACCCTTATTATGTGTTTCACGACGTCCCCACCGATAGCTTTACTATTGACCATGTCGTTGTCACACCACATGGCGTTTTCGTGGTAGAAACACGTGCAAGAGCATTAGCGATTGGCAGCAATGGTAAGGAGCTTAATAGCGTAGCGGTTGAGCGTGAGCGGCTACGTTTTCCTCACTGGCAAGAACGCCGCCCTCTGCATAAAACACGTCAGGGTGTTAGTTGGCTGACGCAATGGCTTGAGCGTCGTTGTGGTGTTCCTGTGCCGGTACAAGGTGTATTGGTTTTGCCGGGTTGGGACGTTGATACTAGCGAAGCTGCACCCGATATATTAGTCGTTAGCGGTGAGCAGCTATCTCGTCAACTAACCGAGCTCACCCCTGGCCAGATGAGCGATGCCATTCACGATAAAGTGATTCATCTACTCATTGAGCGTGCACGCCTTATGGAGCTCAAACACCTGCGTCAACCCTCCGTATAG
- a CDS encoding translation initiation factor Sui1, with protein MASLRDQLGGLVYSTEQGKTCPSCRESIDQCRCADTSEQARIADLDGIVRIRRETSGRKGKGVTTISGIPLSSAELKTLAKTLKKRCGTGGAVKDGIIEIQGDHRETLQQALTSLGYQVKLAGG; from the coding sequence ATGGCTTCATTACGTGACCAGCTCGGCGGCCTTGTGTATTCAACAGAGCAAGGCAAGACTTGCCCAAGCTGCCGCGAGTCTATCGACCAATGCCGCTGCGCAGATACCAGCGAGCAAGCGCGCATTGCTGATTTAGACGGCATTGTGCGAATCCGACGCGAAACCAGTGGACGCAAGGGAAAAGGAGTCACCACCATTAGTGGTATACCGCTTTCCAGTGCGGAGTTGAAAACGCTTGCTAAGACATTGAAGAAACGCTGTGGCACTGGTGGTGCTGTAAAGGATGGCATTATCGAAATTCAGGGCGATCATCGGGAAACGCTACAGCAAGCATTAACATCGTTAGGCTACCAAGTTAAATTAGCAGGTGGTTGA